The Pseudoalteromonas luteoviolacea DNA window CTTATGGCAGCAAGCCCAAAATAAAGCGCAGCAAGCACAAGAGCAAGCTCATCAATTGGCTTTACAATTAACAGACATGGAAACCAAACTCGCTGAAAAGCAATTGTCATTTGATGCGCAAATATCGCAATTAGAGCAAGCAAAAAACACGCTAAAGCAAGAGTTTGAGAATGTTGCAAGCAAACTTTTTGAGGAAAAAAGTCAACAATTTACGCGACATAGCCAAGAAAAACTGCAAACAATATTAAGTCCAGTGCAAGGAGAAATTAAAGGCTTCAGGGATAAAATGGAGGCCATTCATAGTGAAGAGTTAAAGCAACGTGCTGCACTCAGAACAGAGCTACTTCACTTACAGGCGAATAACCAAGCTATGACCGATCAAGCGAGTAAATTGACTACAGCGCTTCAAGGCCAAACTAAAACCCAAGGTAATTGGGGTGAGCTGATGCTGGAAAATGTGCTAGACAGCGCAGGTCTTAGACCTGGCTACGATTATAAACGTGAAGTCAGTTTTACGACGAATGAAGGGAAATACCGCCCAGATGTAATTGTGTATCTACCTCAAAGCCGTCATTTAGTTATCGACGCAAAAACATCTTTAAATGCCTATACCCGATATGTGAACGCACAGGATGAAGTAGCTGCCCAGCAGGCTTTGAAAGAACATGTGATTGCCGTTAAAGCGAGGGTTAAAGAGCTGGGAGACAAATCTTATGAGCGGTTACCTGGTCTAAACTCACCTGAAGTGGTGATCATGTTCATTCCAGTAGAGTCTGCGTTTGTTGAGGCGATTAAGTATGATCCAGAAATTTATCAATATGCACTTGAGAACAAGGTGTTAGTTGCGACGCCGACAACGTTATTAACCAGTTTGAATATAGTGAAACAGCTGTGGCGTTTTGAAGAGCAGAGTAAACATAGTAAAGAGTTAGCACTGCGTGCAGAAAAATTTTACAACAAGCTCAATAGTTTTTTGCATAGTTTAGAAGGGGTTGGTAAGCAGCTGGGTAAAGCACAAGAAACGTATGATAAAGCACTGGGGCAGTTGTATTCTGGTAAAGGAAATTTAATAAAGCAAGCTTCTGAATTTAAGGAACTAGGTGTCTCAGTAACCAAGGAACTGCCTGAAGAAATGTTAGAAAAAGCGAAACTAGAGCTTAAATAATGGCATAAAAAAAGGGCTATCGCCCTTTTTTACTTATTACACACTTTATCTTGTACACAACGCATAATCACCATTTCTTGGTTTATCTGAGTAAAGATAAATGAATAGTGAGTTGTTTTTAACATCATTCCACACTGTACTCTTCGGGTGTGGGCATAGAGACTGCTTTATATAGCTCTTAATTTCGCTACTGGTCATTGCTAATGGAGTTGGGATCTGAACAAACACATTCAATTCACCGTCGTTGAAATTGATACGACTTAGCTTCCAGCTGCCCATCATGTATTGCTTAGAAAAATAGCGGTCAATACGAGTCTGAGCATCGTGACTTATTTCAGCATGTACAACAGAATGTGATTTATTGTCTACCCAGTAGTTCCATGCTGAAGCCAAAATGATAAATCCAGCTAGTAGCAAAGACCA harbors:
- a CDS encoding DNA recombination protein RmuC: MLWTGFSSLPWQIAFGLFGSGAVLSGLIFFILTYLSKQKLRSIHAMSQSKIEALQIAHDDLKEQMNAAQQLQLKTHGEAQQYQARLAEKHTQVKEYYGLWQQAQNKAQQAQEQAHQLALQLTDMETKLAEKQLSFDAQISQLEQAKNTLKQEFENVASKLFEEKSQQFTRHSQEKLQTILSPVQGEIKGFRDKMEAIHSEELKQRAALRTELLHLQANNQAMTDQASKLTTALQGQTKTQGNWGELMLENVLDSAGLRPGYDYKREVSFTTNEGKYRPDVIVYLPQSRHLVIDAKTSLNAYTRYVNAQDEVAAQQALKEHVIAVKARVKELGDKSYERLPGLNSPEVVIMFIPVESAFVEAIKYDPEIYQYALENKVLVATPTTLLTSLNIVKQLWRFEEQSKHSKELALRAEKFYNKLNSFLHSLEGVGKQLGKAQETYDKALGQLYSGKGNLIKQASEFKELGVSVTKELPEEMLEKAKLELK